In the Holophagales bacterium genome, TTCTTGTACTCGTCCTCGGTCACCGTCCGCTCGAGGTCGATGGTGGAGAGGATCCCCGCGCCCTTCGCCGCGTTCGCCGGGGCGGCCTTCGTCGCGCGCTTCGGCGGCGCCGGCGCCTTCTGGGCGGCCGCCTTCTTCAACGTCGCCTTCTTCTCCTCGGCCTCCCGCACGGCGGCGAGGCGCGCCTCGAGGGCCTCCACGAGCGCCCGCCCGACGGCGAGGTCGCGCCAGCGGTCGTCGGCGGCCTCGACGATCGTCCAGGGGGCCTCCGCCGGGTCGGTCAGCCGGAGCGCGCGCTCGGCGACGCCGACGAACCGGTCGAAGTGGCCGAAGTGCTTCCAGTCGAGCCGGGTGACCTTGAAGCGGGTCTCGGGGTCCTTCTCGAACTTCTTGAGCCGTTTCTTCTGCGCGTCCTTCGAGAGGTGGAACCAGCACTTCACGAAGAGGGCGCCGTCCTTCGCGAGCTCCTTCTCGAAGAAGGCCACGCGGGACAGGTCGGCCTCGAAGCGGGCGTTGCCGATCTTTCCGGTCGTGCGCCTCAGGATCGGCTCGGTGTACCAGGAGCCGAAGAAGATGCCGATGCGCCCGCGCGCGGGAAGTGTCCGCCAGAAACGCCACGCTGCGGGACGGTCGCGCTCCTCGTCGGTCCGCGGGCCGAAGACGTTCGTCTCGACGCCGCGCGGGTCGAGCCACTCGAGGAGCCGGTTGACGGTGTCCCCCTTGCCGGAGCCATCGGCCCCGGCGATGACGACGATGACGGGGACCTTCGTCTTCAGGAGCGCGAACTGCGCCGCGAGAAGCCGTGCGCGGATCGCGGGGAGCTCCGCCGCGTACTCTTCCCTGGAGAGCTTCCGTCCCAGCTCGGCCGTCTCGAACACGTTTCCCTCCCGGCCCGGGGCCCCGCGGGAGAGATGGGCGAGGGAAGAGGGGAGGTGCGGCGTCGCAAAAGGCAAGGCGTCGCGAAGAAGAGTCCCGGGGGCGTCAGGCCTTTGAGAGCTCCATTTTGAGCTTTTCGGCCTGGAAATGGGCGACGAGCGGGTCGATCAGCTCGTCCAGCCTGCCGTCGAGGACCTCGCCGAGGCGGTGGGAGGTGAACCCGATCCGGTGGTCCGTGACCCGGGACTGCGGGAAGTTGTAGGTGCGGATCTTCTCGGAACGGTCGCCCGAGCCGACCATCTTCTTGCGGTCGGCGGCGTAGGCCGCCTCCTGGCGCTCCCGTTCGACCTCGAAGAGGCGGGCCCTGAGGACGCGCATCGCCTTCGCCTTGTTCTTGACCTGCGAGCGCTCGTCCTGGCACTGAACGACGGTGTTCGTCGGGAGGTGGGTGATCCGGACGGCGGAGTAGGTCGTGTTGACGCCCTGGCCGCCGGGCCCGGAGGCGCAGAAGAGGTCGAGCCGCAGGTCCTTCTCGGCGATCTCGAGCTCGACCTCCTCGGCCTCGGGGAGGATCGCGACCGTCGCGGCCGAGGTGTGGATGCGCCCCTGGGACTCCGTCTCGGGGACGCGCTGGACCCGGTGGACGCCGCCTTCGTACTTGAGGCGCGAGAAGGCGCCCTCCCCCTCGAGGATGGCCTGGACTTCCTTGAGGCCGCCGCGGCCTCCCGATTCGGAGCGGTCGATGATCTCGACGCGCCAGCCGCGCGACTCGGCATAGCGAACGTACATCCGGAAGAGCTCCTCGGCGAAGAGGGCCGCTTCGTCGCCGCCGGTCCCGGCGCGGATCTCCAGGACGACGTTCTTGCCGTCGTTCGGGTCCTTCGGGAGGAGAAGGACCCGGATCTCCTCCTCGAGCTCCTCGACCCGGCGTTTCAGGCCCTCGGCTTCGACCTGGGCCATGTCGCGCAGCTCGTCCCCTCCGGGAAGGGTGTCGAGCATCTCGCGGGCGCCGGAAAGCTCGTCCTGCGCCTTGCGCAGCTCGCGGACTTTCTCGACGACGGAGGCGATCTCCCGCATCGCGCGGTGGATCTTCGTCGACTCCTGGTGGTCGGAAACGACGTCGGGGCTCCCCAGACGCTCCTCGAGCGACGCGTAGCGCCTCTCGATGTCCGCGAGCTTCTCGAGCATCCGTCGGTTCCCGGGTCAGTCGGGGAAGGGGAGGACCAGCCTCCTCAGCTGTTCGGGGTGGCGGTCGCGGCGGCCGCGACGGCCTTGTCCGACTTGGCGTAGCGCTTCTGGAAGCGCTCCACGCGGCCGGCGGTGTCGATCAGCTTGGCCTTGCCGGTGAAGAAGGGGTGGCAGCTCGAGCAGATCTCGAGCCGCAGCTCCTTCATCACGCTGCCGGTCTTCCAGGTCGCTCCACAGGAGCAGTGGACACTGACCTCCTGGTACTGGGGGTGGATCTTCTCCTTCACGGGTCGACTCCTTCTTCGCCTGGCCGCATGTGAGCCGGGCCGGAACCGGGGAAGATAGCACACCCTCCGGGAGAGGGCCCCGAGCCGGGGGCTAAACTCCGAAGAGTGCTGGTGCTCACGATCCACACGCCCGGCGAGCCGGTCAGCCGCTTCGTCGTCGACCGCCCGTCGCTGAACCTCGGCCGCTCCTCCACGAACGACGTCTTCCTGCCCGATCGGACCCTCTCCCGCGTCCACGCCCGCCTCGACCAGAAGCCCGAGGGGCTCGTCCTGACGGACCTCGGTTCCAGGAACGGAACCCAGCTGAACGGATCGAGGCTCCTCGAGCCGATCGTGGTCTGTCCGGGGGACCGGATCGTCCTCGGAGAGACCTCGATCGAGGTCTCGGAGGAAGCCCACTCCACGGCGCGGGTCGTCATCGACGGCGGCGTCGACAGGCTCGACCGGACGATGATCTCGACCGCGAACGCCGCCCTGAGCCTGCGGCGCCCGGCGGCCCGCGAGCTGACCGACGCCGCCGAGCTGAAGCGGCTCGCGACGTCGCTCCAGATCCTGAACGAAGTCTCCCTCGCGCTCCTCACCGACATCCCCCCGGCGGAGCTGTCGAACCTGATCCTGGAGAAGCTCTTCGCCTACCTCGAGCCCGATCGCGGCCTCCTGATGCTGCGCGAGGGAACGGGGGAGCTCCGCCCGGAGGCCGTGAGGTTCGCCGAGGGGATCGACCCCGCCGACATCCGCCTGTCCCGGACGCTCGTGGAGGCGGTCACCGGGCGGAAGCAGGGCGTCCTGATGATCGACACCGCGACCGACGTGAGGATCGGTGCG is a window encoding:
- the pap gene encoding polyphosphate:AMP phosphotransferase encodes the protein MFETAELGRKLSREEYAAELPAIRARLLAAQFALLKTKVPVIVVIAGADGSGKGDTVNRLLEWLDPRGVETNVFGPRTDEERDRPAAWRFWRTLPARGRIGIFFGSWYTEPILRRTTGKIGNARFEADLSRVAFFEKELAKDGALFVKCWFHLSKDAQKKRLKKFEKDPETRFKVTRLDWKHFGHFDRFVGVAERALRLTDPAEAPWTIVEAADDRWRDLAVGRALVEALEARLAAVREAEEKKATLKKAAAQKAPAPPKRATKAAPANAAKGAGILSTIDLERTVTEDEYKKELPRLQERLARLAWEGKKKGVSSVAVFEGSDAAGKGGAIRRVTWALDARLYRVIPIAAPTDEERAHHYLWRFWRHIPPGGSFTIYDRSWYGRVLVERVEGFAKEEEWKRAYLEINDFEAQLVESGIALSKLWLHISPEEQLRRFRERQEVEWKKHKITDEDWRNREKWPAYETAIDEMVARTSTHDAPWSLVSATDKKAARLTVLETLCDRLEEAL
- the prfA gene encoding peptide chain release factor 1, which translates into the protein MLEKLADIERRYASLEERLGSPDVVSDHQESTKIHRAMREIASVVEKVRELRKAQDELSGAREMLDTLPGGDELRDMAQVEAEGLKRRVEELEEEIRVLLLPKDPNDGKNVVLEIRAGTGGDEAALFAEELFRMYVRYAESRGWRVEIIDRSESGGRGGLKEVQAILEGEGAFSRLKYEGGVHRVQRVPETESQGRIHTSAATVAILPEAEEVELEIAEKDLRLDLFCASGPGGQGVNTTYSAVRITHLPTNTVVQCQDERSQVKNKAKAMRVLRARLFEVERERQEAAYAADRKKMVGSGDRSEKIRTYNFPQSRVTDHRIGFTSHRLGEVLDGRLDELIDPLVAHFQAEKLKMELSKA
- the rpmE gene encoding 50S ribosomal protein L31 encodes the protein MKEKIHPQYQEVSVHCSCGATWKTGSVMKELRLEICSSCHPFFTGKAKLIDTAGRVERFQKRYAKSDKAVAAAATATPNS